Below is a genomic region from Ignavibacteria bacterium.
TAGTAATTCTCTCGCATTGAGCCTGAAGTTTGATGAAAAACCGCCGGATGTTACAGGTAAAAAAATAGATAAATTCTTCTCTTCTTTTATTGATCCGGGATTAAAATAACTGTTTTCTTCATACCTAATGTAATTAATTTCTGCGGATGCCTGTGACGGCAAAAGTAAATTAAGGGTGGCTCTTCCTCTGTATTTTGCAAAATACTGTCCGCTTAAAATTAATCCGTCTAATATTTTTAATGAAAGATTCGCATTTGGGTAGTTTCTCGGAACGTCAGCATTATCTAAATAGGTATTACCAGCACCTAACGTTAAGAAAGAAGTTATACCATAGTTAAAATTGGCTTCTGACAGAAGATTGCGTCTTTCGGCCTTCTCTCTTCCCGCACTTATATAGTATTCAAATTCTCCTGATGGTAAAAAAGTATAAGGGACCTGTATAACCCTGTCTGATGTCTGAATTTCCCCTGAGGGTCCGTAATATTTAAGCGTTATAAAATTTGAACCGTAAAGCAAAGGTATTATAAACTCAAAATATCCGCTTTCGTTCGCTCTTGTGTACGCTATCATTTCATTGTTTACGTACAATTCCACCTCCCAGTTTGGATAAATCTGGTCGAATATTTTGTACCCTCCAAGAATCTTCCTCGATATTGGAGGAGCATTCGTAATCTGAACTCCCTGAACACTCGAGAACAATCCTGATACAGGATTAATATCTCCCGCTATTCCCTGTTTAAACCAACTCTCTTCGGTCACGAATCTCCACCTCAGGTAAGAATTATCCAGGTCAACTGCATTGTCCTTGTTCCCGTACAAATTAAAGTTTAAATCTCCGCCGATTAGTTCATTTCCAAGTGCAACATTATAATTGTAATATTCTTTATTTGGATTTGAATAAGAGACAGTGAACTGCCAGTCGAGAAATCCAAGTCCGAGAATCTTTCGCTCCCGCGGTATTATAACGTCAGGTTTCGTGATTCCTGTTTCAGAGAAAGGAGTGATGTTTCTTAATGTTATTCTTTGCTGTTCAAGAGTGTAAGGAAGTGTGTTTTTTGAATTCATGTATATGCTCATCCTTTTCATATCAACATTCATATTTATTTCGAATATCTTGTTGAATAAATCGCTTTTCATGTAGAGGTCAGTTTCATTAACGTAAAAATCTGACCTTTGGACGAGCACTTCCCTGCCCTTAATCTCTGCTCTTAGTTCATTTACGTCAATAAAATAGGTATTATTTTCTTCAATGAAGAAGCCTGTAGCTGTATAATTATTTTTAACGAGGTTTACATTAACTTTCACGGTTTTTAGCAGGTCTGCAAGCGGTATGTATACATCATTTTCATTCGCGAAAACGATTACATTAATCAATCCGACTTTTTCAATGTTGATTTGCATTGGAATTTCTTCAGCATCAGGATTGTTTTTCAGTGTATCTTCCTGCTGTGATGCGAAAAGATTTCTCGGAGAAAATATAAATAAAATAAATGCTGTTATAAAAACAGTGGAGAAAATTCTAAAAGCATAAATTATCATATACTTTTAATTGACGCTGATCTGTATTCTCTTATTTACGGTGTTGCCTTTTATTATT
It encodes:
- a CDS encoding carboxypeptidase-like regulatory domain-containing protein gives rise to the protein MIIYAFRIFSTVFITAFILFIFSPRNLFASQQEDTLKNNPDAEEIPMQINIEKVGLINVIVFANENDVYIPLADLLKTVKVNVNLVKNNYTATGFFIEENNTYFIDVNELRAEIKGREVLVQRSDFYVNETDLYMKSDLFNKIFEINMNVDMKRMSIYMNSKNTLPYTLEQQRITLRNITPFSETGITKPDVIIPRERKILGLGFLDWQFTVSYSNPNKEYYNYNVALGNELIGGDLNFNLYGNKDNAVDLDNSYLRWRFVTEESWFKQGIAGDINPVSGLFSSVQGVQITNAPPISRKILGGYKIFDQIYPNWEVELYVNNEMIAYTRANESGYFEFIIPLLYGSNFITLKYYGPSGEIQTSDRVIQVPYTFLPSGEFEYYISAGREKAERRNLLSEANFNYGITSFLTLGAGNTYLDNADVPRNYPNANLSLKILDGLILSGQYFAKYRGRATLNLLLPSQASAEINYIRYEENSYFNPGSIKEEKNLSIFLPVTSGGFSSNFRLNARELLRSNGKQLFIYPGLFLSYGRFQGSAQLNSIFQQDHDSYRNDYLVSNLLLSYRLFDDMIIRNQTDIDHLNSKVMRTGIYIDKSVFNAGWVSLSVSKDFIQDSYSGAVNFRFYLPFTSMSTNYMADKSGWEIHQSFYGSIGFDDFKNKFITDNRYLSNRAGLTFVPYLERNNNNMFDCCDKILDSQLEVKMESGHAVKYQDDNNVWFTDLDPYSYYNLHINPMTFDNPLYRPKYKTYSIYTDPSRFKMIPVPVYITGMVSGYVNQFDGSGRKGVSGMEVVLEAKEGVIHSVTQTFSDGEFIFDDVPPGKYKVYLKSEELTRRGYKDVKKIYYIKVKSLEDGDSFSDIEFLINKIEK